One Desulfobulbus oligotrophicus DNA segment encodes these proteins:
- a CDS encoding PhoH family protein, translated as MPTKYFVLDTNVLLHNNEAVTCFADNTVVLPMTVIEELDKFKKNNDELGRNARSAIRHLDRLRAQGSLGKGVTTDDGGTVLITMEKEVDHGTCIDLGIPDNRIIATAFRLLREGKRVIFVSKDINARLKADALGIEVQDFEREKADFDRLYTGWRTITVDGAVIDRLHREKMLELPEESFEPNEFILLRNGANQRQTKIGRATGATRLQSLNPGYESAFNLRPRSMEQRMALELLMEPSVSLVSLTGQAGTGKTLLALAAGLASSLRSGRYERLLVSRPVIPLGRDIGYLPGTKDDKMQFWMQPIFDNLSYLMGLTNGGKQDAATESSIKRLIREDRIELEALTYIRGRSISRQYVIIDEAQNLTPHEVKTIISRAGEGTKMVLTGDPEQIDNPYLDASSNGLSYTVERLKNQEVCGHITLTRSERSRLASLAAEYL; from the coding sequence ATGCCGACTAAATACTTCGTGCTCGATACCAATGTCCTGCTCCATAATAACGAAGCTGTCACCTGTTTTGCCGACAACACCGTGGTGCTGCCGATGACGGTTATTGAAGAGCTGGACAAGTTCAAAAAGAACAACGATGAGTTGGGCCGTAACGCACGCAGCGCCATTCGTCACCTCGATCGGTTACGTGCCCAGGGCAGCCTGGGGAAAGGTGTTACGACCGATGATGGCGGCACAGTCCTGATCACCATGGAAAAAGAGGTGGATCACGGTACCTGCATTGATCTTGGTATCCCGGATAACCGTATTATTGCCACTGCATTCCGCCTGCTTCGGGAAGGTAAGCGGGTGATCTTTGTTTCCAAGGATATCAATGCCCGGCTTAAGGCCGATGCCCTGGGGATTGAAGTGCAGGATTTTGAAAGGGAGAAGGCTGATTTTGACCGGCTGTACACCGGTTGGCGGACCATCACGGTCGACGGTGCTGTCATTGACCGGCTTCACCGCGAAAAGATGCTGGAGCTGCCTGAAGAGTCTTTTGAGCCCAACGAGTTTATTCTTCTGCGCAACGGCGCCAACCAGCGTCAGACAAAGATCGGCCGGGCAACAGGTGCCACACGATTGCAGTCCCTTAACCCCGGCTATGAGAGTGCTTTTAATCTCCGACCACGGAGCATGGAGCAACGGATGGCGCTGGAACTGCTGATGGAGCCGTCTGTCTCCTTGGTGTCGCTCACCGGTCAGGCCGGTACCGGCAAAACTCTGCTGGCGCTCGCCGCCGGGCTTGCCAGTTCACTCCGGTCGGGTCGGTATGAAAGGCTGCTTGTCTCCAGGCCTGTTATTCCCCTTGGTCGCGACATCGGTTATCTGCCCGGTACAAAAGACGACAAGATGCAGTTTTGGATGCAACCGATTTTTGACAATCTCTCGTACCTGATGGGACTGACGAACGGCGGTAAACAGGATGCGGCCACTGAGTCGAGTATTAAACGGTTGATTCGCGAAGATCGTATTGAACTTGAAGCGTTGACCTACATCCGTGGCCGCTCGATCTCGCGGCAGTACGTCATCATTGACGAGGCGCAAAACCTGACTCCCCATGAGGTCAAGACCATTATCAGTCGTGCCGGTGAGGGGACAAAGATGGTTTTGACCGGGGATCCTGAACAGATAGACAATCCCTATCTCGATGCCAGCAGTAATGGGTTGAGTTATACGGTGGAACGGCTTAAAAATCAGGAGGTTTGCGGCCATATCACGCTTACCCGTTCTGAGCGGAGCCGTTTAGCCTCCTTGGCCGCGGAATATCTATAA
- the pyrF gene encoding orotidine-5'-phosphate decarboxylase, giving the protein MNRVEVPLHERIIFALDLANPAEALQLVDQLADHIRFFKVGLQLFFAGGWPVVEYIVAKGCKVMLDLKLYDIPTTVRLAVQQFADRGITFTTVHGYGPVVEAALAADTGVRILAVTVLTSFGSEQLQELNYTGTVDDLVVQRAGAALRLGCHGLVCSAREAALLRSRFGEKGVIVTPGIRPVGSEPGDQQRTATPGQAIINGADYLVIGRPIRDADNREQYIAALQREIANALSPEPQ; this is encoded by the coding sequence ATGAACAGAGTAGAGGTCCCGCTGCATGAGCGGATCATTTTCGCCCTGGATCTGGCCAATCCTGCCGAGGCGTTGCAGTTGGTTGATCAGCTTGCCGATCACATTCGTTTTTTCAAGGTCGGTCTGCAGCTGTTTTTTGCAGGCGGCTGGCCGGTGGTGGAGTATATCGTTGCCAAGGGCTGTAAAGTTATGCTTGACCTTAAGCTGTACGATATCCCGACCACGGTGCGTCTTGCGGTTCAACAATTCGCCGATCGGGGTATTACCTTTACAACGGTGCATGGGTATGGACCGGTGGTAGAAGCGGCACTGGCGGCGGACACCGGTGTCCGGATCCTGGCCGTCACCGTCCTCACCAGCTTTGGCAGTGAACAGTTACAGGAGTTGAACTATACGGGAACAGTGGATGATCTTGTTGTGCAGCGGGCCGGAGCAGCGTTGCGCCTGGGATGCCATGGATTAGTCTGCTCAGCACGTGAAGCCGCCCTGCTCAGGAGCCGGTTTGGAGAGAAGGGTGTCATAGTGACGCCGGGCATTCGTCCTGTGGGCAGTGAACCCGGTGACCAGCAGCGAACAGCCACGCCGGGACAGGCCATCATCAACGGTGCCGATTACCTGGTTATCGGCCGACCCATCCGTGACGCTGACAACCGCGAACAGTATATTGCTGCCTTGCAAAGGGAAATTGCCAACGCCTTATCCCCTGAACCCCAATGA
- a CDS encoding nitroreductase family protein, with protein sequence MLIDLLRVRRSIRRFTDQPIEPEKVSLLVEAALRAPSSKGINPWEFIVVTEQSMLEQLAVAKAHSAGFLAGAPLAIVVCADSTKSDVWVEDAAIATTLIHLQAADLGLGSCWVQIRLRQREDGTDAQLYLADVLGLPPNMMVLAIVGIGYPVQSKKGHPPSSLGLNQVSYERFGQRK encoded by the coding sequence ATGTTGATCGATCTTTTACGTGTCCGCAGAAGTATCCGCCGCTTCACCGATCAGCCGATTGAGCCTGAAAAGGTGAGCCTTCTTGTGGAGGCGGCTCTCCGGGCTCCCTCTTCCAAAGGCATTAATCCATGGGAGTTTATAGTTGTGACAGAGCAGTCCATGCTGGAGCAGTTGGCAGTGGCCAAAGCCCACAGCGCCGGTTTCTTAGCGGGTGCTCCTCTGGCAATCGTAGTCTGTGCCGACAGCACAAAAAGTGATGTCTGGGTGGAGGACGCAGCCATTGCCACGACTCTCATTCACCTGCAGGCCGCTGATCTCGGCCTGGGCAGTTGCTGGGTTCAGATCCGACTGCGGCAACGCGAAGACGGCACTGATGCACAGCTCTATCTGGCTGATGTACTTGGTTTGCCTCCCAACATGATGGTCTTGGCCATCGTCGGTATCGGATATCCGGTGCAGAGCAAAAAGGGGCATCCCCCTTCCTCCCTTGGTTTGAACCAGGTCAGTTACGAACGTTTCGGTCAACGCAAATAA